One genomic window of Channa argus isolate prfri chromosome 5, Channa argus male v1.0, whole genome shotgun sequence includes the following:
- the camkvb gene encoding caM kinase-like vesicle-associated protein, with protein sequence MPFGCLTIGEKKDYHNPSDVTDKYDLGQIIKSEEFCEIFRAKDKTTMKMYTCKKFLKKDGRKVRKAAKNEILILKMVKHPNILQLVDVYETKKEYFLFLELATGREVFDWILDQGYYSERDTSNVVRQVLEAVAYLHSLRIVHRNLKLENLVYYNRLKHSKIVISDFHLAKMENGLIKDPCGTPEYLAPEVVGRQRYGRPVDCWATGVIMYILLSGNPPFYDETDDDDYENHDKNLFRKILAGDYEFDSPYWDEISDSAKSLVARLMEVDQDQRLTAQEAINHEWISGGAASDKNIKENVCAQIEKNFARAKWKKAVRVTTIMKRLRAPEQSESKAASPAAGVPGDSAAPQAAADPSAPLSAAATEIPAAGETNQLAPEAAAEAAAAEPQQPSPAPQEAEPTSRCNGETLTSLHAATKAEDEQG encoded by the exons ATGCCATTTGGCTGTTTAACAATCGGGGAAAAGAAGGATTATCACAATCCTTCAGATGTGACAGATAAATATGACCTGGGCCAGATCATTAAATC GGAGGAGTTCTGTGAGATATTCAGGGCCAAGGACAAAActacaatgaaaatgtacacaTGTAAAAAGTTCCTAAAGAAGGATGGAAGGAAAGTACGCAAGGCTGCAAAAAATGAGATCCTCATCTTAAAGAT GGTGAAGCATCCCAATATTCTCCAGCTGGTGGATGTCTATGAGACCAAAAAAGAGTACTTCCTTTTCCTTGAACT TGCAACAGGCAGAGAGGTGTTTGATTGGATCCTGGATCAAGGCTACTACTCAGAGCGGGACACCAGCAATGTGGTACGTCAGGTGTTGGAGGCTGTGGCCTACCTCCACTCCCTGCGGATTGTTCACAGAAACCTCAAG TTGGAGAACTTGGTCTACTACAACCGCCTGAAGCACTCTAAAATAGTCATCAGTGACTTCCATCTGGCCAAAATGGAGAATGGGCTAATCAAAGACCCCTGTGGGACACCAGAATACCTAG CTCCAGAGGTTGTTGGCAGACAGCGATATGGCAGGCCTGTGGACTGCTGGGCCACGGGTGTCAttatgtacatact GCTGTCAGGCAACCCTCCTTTTTACGATGAAACCGATGACGATGATTATGAAAACCATGACAAGAACCTTTTCCGAAAGATCCTGGCGGGCGATTATGAGTTTGACTCTCCATACTGGGATGAGATCTCTGATTCAG CAAAGAGTCTGGTTGCTCGTCTGATGGAGGTGGATCAAGATCAGAGACTGACAGCCCAGGAGGCTATAAACCATGAATG GATCTCTGGTGGTGCAGCTTCGGATAAGAACATCAAGGAAAACGTGTGCGCACAGATAGAAAAGAACTTTGCCCGAGCTAAATGGAAG AAAGCTGTGCGAGTCACCACCATAATGAAGAGACTGAGAGCACCTGAGCAGAGCGAATCGAAGGCAGCCAGCCCTGCAGCCGGGGTGCCAGGAGACTCTGCAGCTCCCCAGGCTGCTGCTGACCCCTCTGCACCTTTATCTGCTGCTGCCACAGAAATCCCTGCTGCGGGAGAGACAAACCAGCTGGCACCAGAGGCTGCTGCCGAGGCCGCAGCTGCCGAGCCGCAACAGCCGAGCCCGGCACCACAGGAGGCCGAGCCCACATCGCGTTGTAACGGAGAAACTTTGACTTCTCTGCACGCAGCCACCAAGGCCGAGGATGAGCAGGGTTAA